The following coding sequences lie in one Anomaloglossus baeobatrachus isolate aAnoBae1 chromosome 7, aAnoBae1.hap1, whole genome shotgun sequence genomic window:
- the LOC142246316 gene encoding histone H1.10-like, translated as MAETAPAAAPPPAAEPAAKSKKQPKKSGAAKKSKTSSGPSVSELIVNAVSASKERSGVSLAAVKKVLTARGYDVEKNNSRVKLGVKGLVTKGVLLQVKGSGASGSFKLNKKQETKDKVAKKKPAAAAKKPAAAKKAAKSPKKPKKAPTAAKKSPKKAKKPAAAKKAAKSPKKKAAPKPKKVTKSPAKKAAKPKAAKSPAKKAAKAKKPAAKK; from the coding sequence ATGGCAGAGACCGCACCAGCCGCCGCTCCTCCTCCTGCCGCCGAACCGGCCGCCAAATCTAAGAAGCAGCCGAAGAAATCCGGGGCCGCCAAGAAAAGCAAGACATCCTCCGGTCCCAGCGTCTCCGAGCTGATTGTCAATGCCGTGTCCGCCTCTAAGGAGCGCAGTGGGGTCTCTCTGGCCGCCGTGAAGAAGGTCCTGACTGCCCGAGGCTACGATGTAGAGAAGAACAACAGCCGGGTGAAGCTGGGCGTCAAGGGTCTGGTCACCAAAGGCGTCCTGCTCCAGGTGAAGGGCAGCGGCGCCTCCGGATCCTTCAAGCTGAACAAGAAGCAGGAGACCAAGGACAAGGTGGCcaagaagaagccagcagctgCGGCCAAGAAACCCGCTGCAGCCAAGAAAGCGGCCAAATCTCCTAAGAAGCCCAAGAAGGCCCCGACCGCGGCCAAGAAGAGCccgaaaaaggccaagaagcccgCAGCTGCCAAGAAGGCGGCAAAGAGCCCCAAGAAGAAGGCCGCTCCGAAACCCAAGAAAGTGACCAAGAGCCCGGCTAAGAAGGCGGCAAAACCCAAAGCTGCCAAGAGTCCGGCTAAGAAAGCGGCGAAAGCCAAGAAGCCCGCGGCTAAGAAATAA
- the LOC142246313 gene encoding histone H3, with protein MARTKQTARKSTGGKAPRKQLATKAARKSAPATGGVKKPHRYRPGTVALREIRRYQKSTELLIRKLPFQRLVREIAQDFKTDLRFQSSAVMALQEASEAYLVGLFEDTNLCAIHAKRVTIMPKDIQLARRIRGERA; from the coding sequence ATGGCCAGAACTAAGCAGACCGCCCGTAAATCCACCGGAGGGAAAGCTCCCCGCAAGCAGCTGGCCACTAAGGCCGCCAGGAAGAGCGCTCCCGCCACCGGCGGAGTGAAGAAGCCTCACCGCTACCGGCCAGGCACAGTCGCTCTCCGTGAGATCCGCCGGTACCAGAAGTCCACGGAGCTGCTGATCCGTAAGCTTCCCTTCCAGCGCCTGGTAAGAGAAATCGCCCAGGACTTCAAGACCGATCTCCGCTTCCAGAGCTCGGCCGTCATGGCCCTGCAGGAGGCCAGCGAGGCTTATCTGGTGGGGCTGTTTGAGGACACAAATCTGTGCGCCATCCACGCTAAGAGGGTCACCATCATGCCCAAAGACATCCAGCTGGCCCGCCGCATCCGTGGGGAGAGGGCCTAG
- the LOC142246314 gene encoding histone H4 yields MSGRGKGGKGLGKGGAKRHRKVLRDNIQGITKPAIRRLARRGGVKRISGLIYEETRGVLKVFLENVIRDAVTYTEHAKRKTVTAMDVVYALKRQGRTLYGFGG; encoded by the coding sequence ATGTCTGGTCGCGGTAAAGGAGGAAAAGGTCTCGGGAAAggcggcgccaagcggcacaggaaggtgctccgtgataacatccagggcatcaccaagcccgccatccgccgcctcgcccgcagaggaggcgtcaagcgcatctccggcctcatctaCGAAGAGACTCGCGGAGTCCTGAAAGTTTTTCTGGAGAAtgtgatccgtgacgccgtcacctacaccgagcacgccaagaggaagaccgtcaccgccatggacgtggtgtacgcgctgaagcgccagggccgcactctctacggctttggaggttaa
- the LOC142246315 gene encoding histone H2A-like, which yields MSGRGKQGGKARAKAKTRSSRAGLQFPVGRVHRLLRKGNYAERVGAGAPVYLAAVLEYLTAEILELAGNAARDNKKTRIIPRHLQLAVRNDEELNRLLGGVTIAQGGVLPNIQAVLLPKKTESSGKKSK from the coding sequence ATGTCAGGACGCGGCAAACAAGGAGGGAAGGCCCGCGCTAAggccaagacccgctcatcccgggcaggactgcagttcccggtcggtcgtgtgcacaggcttctccgcaagggcaattacgccgagagagtgggcgccggcgctccggtctacctggccgctgtgctcgagtatctgacagctgagatcctggaattggccggcaatgctgcccgggacaacaagaagacccgcatcatcccccggcacctgcagctggctgtgcgcaatgacgaggagctgaacaggctgctgggtggggtgaccattgcccagggaggcgtcctgcccaacatccaggccgtgctgctgcccaagaagacCGAGAGCAGCGGCAAGAAGAGCAAGTGA